The Mycoplasma sp. 1654_15 genome contains a region encoding:
- a CDS encoding uracil-DNA glycosylase — MNFASFLKQEKEKDYFKNIIKQLNFEYENYQIFPKKEELFKSIQLCDFDNLKVVIIGQDPYHGTDQADGLAFSTKNKILPPSLKNIFKEISRDYPSFSKQNGNLENWAKQGVLLQNVVLSVRQSQPTSHYFLNWEQFSLNLLNFICNNKEKIVFLLLGKKAQEIATKLDLSKQKVFRLSHPSPFSNKISFENSHIFKQINQYLISINKQIIDWTL, encoded by the coding sequence ATGAATTTTGCTTCATTTTTAAAGCAAGAAAAAGAAAAAGACTACTTTAAAAATATTATAAAACAACTAAATTTTGAGTATGAAAATTATCAGATTTTTCCTAAAAAGGAAGAACTTTTTAAATCTATTCAATTATGTGATTTTGACAATTTAAAAGTAGTAATTATAGGACAAGATCCTTATCATGGAACAGATCAAGCTGATGGTCTTGCTTTTTCAACAAAAAACAAAATTTTACCTCCTTCATTAAAGAACATTTTTAAAGAAATTTCAAGAGATTATCCTTCTTTTTCAAAGCAAAATGGAAATTTGGAAAATTGAGCTAAACAAGGAGTTTTGCTTCAAAATGTTGTCTTAAGTGTTAGACAATCACAACCTACTAGTCATTACTTTTTAAACTGGGAACAATTTAGTTTAAATCTTTTAAATTTTATTTGTAATAACAAAGAAAAAATAGTTTTCTTACTATTAGGAAAAAAAGCTCAAGAAATTGCAACTAAGCTTGATTTAAGTAAACAAAAAGTATTTAGGCTTTCACATCCTTCTCCTTTTAGTAATAAAATAAGTTTCGAAAATTCTCATATTTTTAAACAAATAAACCAGTATTTAATTTCAATTAATAAACAAATTATTGACTGAACATTATAA